From the genome of Yersinia enterocolitica, one region includes:
- a CDS encoding peptidase produces MTYCVAMRLSSGLVFASDSRTNAGVDHISTFRKLHLFQQEGERTLVVQSAGNLATTQSIVSLLQRRCLDPEQTNLLNVRSMYEAATLLGETVREVINRDSGAQQNSGGTDFNCNLLLGGQIKGEGLRLFHIYPQGNFIEATQDTPYFQIGESKYGKPIIDRVLNYHTTLDQAMQCALISMDSTLRSNLSVGLPLDVMIYSLDSFSTEQQYRITEDHPYFMMIRKGWGEGLVSIFAQLPALKLGE; encoded by the coding sequence ATGACCTACTGTGTGGCCATGCGGCTGTCATCCGGGTTAGTGTTTGCCTCTGACTCCCGTACCAATGCCGGGGTGGATCATATTTCCACTTTTCGCAAATTACACCTGTTTCAGCAAGAGGGTGAACGAACGCTGGTGGTGCAAAGTGCGGGGAATCTGGCAACCACACAGAGTATTGTCAGTTTGCTGCAACGCCGCTGTCTGGACCCGGAACAAACTAACCTGCTGAATGTGCGCTCGATGTATGAGGCCGCAACACTTCTGGGCGAGACGGTGCGCGAGGTGATTAACCGAGACAGCGGTGCGCAGCAAAACAGCGGCGGAACCGATTTTAACTGTAACCTGTTGTTAGGCGGGCAAATTAAAGGTGAAGGACTGCGGCTGTTTCATATTTATCCGCAGGGTAACTTTATTGAAGCCACGCAGGACACGCCCTATTTTCAAATTGGCGAAAGTAAGTACGGCAAACCGATTATTGATCGGGTGTTGAATTACCACACCACGTTGGATCAGGCCATGCAGTGCGCGTTGATCTCGATGGACTCAACCTTGCGCAGTAATTTATCCGTCGGTTTACCGCTAGATGTGATGATCTATTCACTCGATAGTTTCAGTACCGAACAGCAATATCGCATCACCGAAGATCACCCCTACTTTATGATGATCCGTAAGGGCTGGGGCGAGGGGCTAGTGAGTATTTTTGCGCAGTTACCCGCGCTAAAGCTGGGAGAGTGA
- the higA gene encoding addiction module antidote protein, HigA family translates to MAGSDLIINRVSVAPSTVQRLVSCHSALSPEMAVKLTAVLGSTPAMWLRLQAAYDLGKAEESIDISNLTKLYKPEPVSLHS, encoded by the coding sequence ATGGCTGGCAGTGATTTGATTATTAACCGCGTGAGTGTTGCGCCATCCACGGTGCAGCGGCTTGTCTCCTGTCACTCCGCGCTTTCACCGGAAATGGCTGTGAAACTGACGGCAGTTCTGGGAAGCACTCCGGCAATGTGGCTCCGCCTCCAGGCGGCTTACGATCTAGGGAAAGCAGAAGAGAGCATCGATATTTCAAATCTGACTAAATTGTACAAACCAGAACCCGTATCACTACATAGCTGA
- the mgtA gene encoding magnesium-translocating P-type ATPase, with amino-acid sequence MQVKNFTRQLLNVLSRNLPRRLIRRETMLDGLPQGSATKDLPAALTQQRLQCANETPPQLYLRFQSHPEGLTEQEAAAIRLQNGSNLIENQQATSWWVHLWHCYRNPFNLLLTILALISYATEDLTAALVIGAMVLISTLMHFIQEARSNRAADALKAMVSNTATVVRSDAHTGKSEHRELPISQLVPGDIIKLSAGDMIPADLRILVAKDLFISQAALTGESLPVEKVAQCRECEEQNPLERDTLCFMGTNVVSGSALAIVVGTGNQTYFGLLAERVTHQDEQPNAFQSGISKVSWLLIRFMLVMTPIVLLINGFTKGDWWEAALFALSVAVGLTPEMLPMIVTSTLAKGAVKLSRQKVIVKRLDAIQNFGAMDILCTDKTGTLTQDKIVLESHTDVFGANCERVLHYAWLNSYYQTGLKNLLDVAVLSSMVESKDSESRAADTLAGYRKIDEIPFDFERRRMSVVVSDKADYHELICKGALEEMLSICRHVRQGSEIIPLTDALLASIRRITDEQNQQGLRVVAVATRIMPAYQQDYAVIDEYDLILEGYIAFLDPPKESTAPALLALKRNGVNVKILTGDNELVARKVCKDVGLSVEHVLRGSDIEQMTETQLTEATRTTTVFAKLTPIHKERIVQNLRNAGHVVGFMGDGINDAPALRAADIGISVDSAVDIAKEAADIILLEKSLMVLEQGVIEGRRTFANMLKYIKMTASSNFGNVFSVLIASAFLPFLPMLPLHLLIQNLLYDISQIAIPFDNVDEEQLAKPQRWNAGDLGRFMVFFGPISSIFDVLTFCLMWWVFKANTPEMQTLFQSGWFVEGLLSQTLIVHMIRTRKIPFIQSRASWPLCLMTLAVVVIGIGLTFSPLAGFLQLQALPLSYFPWLIVILTGYMVTTQLVKGWFVRRYGWQ; translated from the coding sequence ATGCAAGTTAAAAATTTCACCCGGCAGTTGCTCAATGTGTTGAGCCGTAACCTGCCTCGCCGCCTAATTCGCCGGGAAACCATGTTAGATGGCTTGCCGCAGGGAAGTGCGACAAAAGATTTGCCCGCAGCGCTGACTCAACAACGTTTGCAGTGCGCGAATGAAACGCCACCACAACTTTATCTGCGTTTTCAGAGCCACCCCGAAGGGTTAACGGAACAAGAAGCAGCAGCCATTCGCCTGCAAAATGGCAGTAATCTCATTGAAAATCAGCAAGCTACCAGTTGGTGGGTCCACTTATGGCACTGCTATCGCAACCCGTTTAACTTGCTGCTCACCATTCTGGCTCTGATTTCCTACGCCACCGAAGACCTGACCGCCGCATTGGTGATTGGTGCCATGGTGTTAATTTCCACCCTGATGCATTTTATCCAGGAAGCACGTTCTAACCGCGCTGCGGATGCTTTAAAAGCCATGGTCAGCAATACCGCAACCGTGGTGCGCAGTGATGCCCATACGGGCAAGAGCGAGCATCGTGAGCTACCGATCTCTCAGTTAGTGCCTGGCGATATCATCAAACTATCTGCGGGCGATATGATCCCGGCGGATTTACGTATTCTGGTGGCCAAAGATCTGTTTATCAGTCAGGCCGCCTTAACCGGTGAGTCACTGCCGGTTGAGAAAGTGGCGCAATGCCGTGAGTGTGAGGAACAAAATCCACTCGAACGAGACACGCTGTGCTTTATGGGCACCAATGTCGTTAGCGGTTCGGCACTGGCTATCGTGGTGGGCACCGGTAACCAAACCTATTTCGGTCTGCTGGCAGAGCGTGTAACGCATCAGGATGAGCAACCTAATGCCTTCCAGAGTGGCATCAGTAAAGTCAGTTGGTTGCTGATTCGCTTTATGTTAGTCATGACACCTATCGTGTTGTTGATAAACGGCTTTACCAAAGGTGACTGGTGGGAAGCCGCGCTGTTCGCGCTCTCGGTTGCTGTGGGTTTAACCCCGGAAATGCTGCCGATGATCGTCACGTCGACGTTGGCAAAAGGGGCGGTGAAACTGTCCAGGCAGAAAGTGATCGTCAAGCGCTTAGATGCTATTCAGAACTTTGGCGCGATGGATATTCTGTGTACCGATAAGACCGGCACCCTGACGCAAGATAAAATTGTGTTGGAAAGCCACACCGATGTGTTTGGGGCCAATTGTGAGCGGGTGCTGCACTACGCCTGGCTCAACAGTTATTACCAAACGGGATTGAAAAATCTGCTGGATGTCGCGGTGTTATCTTCCATGGTTGAGTCAAAAGACTCAGAATCTCGGGCAGCCGATACGCTGGCGGGTTACCGCAAAATCGATGAAATCCCATTCGATTTTGAACGCCGTCGCATGTCAGTGGTGGTCAGCGATAAAGCAGATTATCACGAACTTATCTGTAAAGGCGCGCTGGAAGAGATGTTGTCCATTTGCCGTCATGTCCGCCAAGGGAGTGAAATTATCCCATTGACCGACGCGCTGTTGGCAAGCATCCGCCGCATTACCGATGAACAGAACCAGCAAGGACTGCGAGTGGTGGCGGTTGCCACCCGTATCATGCCAGCTTATCAGCAGGATTATGCTGTTATTGATGAATATGACCTGATCTTGGAAGGGTATATCGCCTTTCTCGATCCGCCGAAAGAGAGCACAGCGCCGGCGCTGCTGGCACTAAAACGCAATGGCGTTAACGTTAAAATTCTTACCGGTGACAACGAGTTAGTTGCGCGTAAGGTATGTAAAGATGTTGGATTATCTGTCGAGCATGTCTTGCGTGGCAGTGATATCGAACAGATGACGGAGACACAACTGACGGAGGCCACCCGCACCACCACGGTGTTCGCCAAGCTGACACCAATACACAAAGAACGTATCGTACAGAACCTGCGTAATGCCGGTCATGTGGTCGGTTTTATGGGGGATGGCATCAATGATGCACCGGCACTGCGTGCTGCTGATATTGGGATCTCGGTGGATTCAGCAGTAGATATTGCTAAAGAAGCCGCCGATATCATCTTGTTGGAAAAGAGCCTGATGGTGCTGGAGCAAGGGGTAATTGAAGGCCGCCGCACATTTGCCAACATGCTGAAATACATCAAGATGACTGCCAGCTCTAACTTTGGTAACGTCTTCAGCGTCCTGATTGCTAGCGCATTTTTGCCCTTCCTACCCATGCTGCCACTCCATCTGTTAATCCAGAATCTGCTGTACGATATTTCGCAGATTGCTATTCCATTCGATAACGTTGATGAAGAGCAACTGGCAAAGCCACAACGCTGGAACGCCGGCGATTTGGGGCGATTTATGGTGTTTTTTGGTCCGATAAGTTCTATTTTTGACGTACTGACTTTTTGCCTGATGTGGTGGGTATTTAAAGCCAATACGCCAGAAATGCAGACATTATTCCAATCCGGTTGGTTTGTTGAAGGACTGCTGTCCCAGACCTTAATTGTGCATATGATCCGTACCCGTAAAATTCCCTTCATCCAGAGCCGTGCCTCTTGGCCGCTGTGTCTAATGACACTGGCGGTGGTGGTTATTGGTATCGGGCTAACCTTCTCTCCACTGGCTGGGTTCCTGCAATTACAAGCGCTGCCACTTTCTTACTTCCCATGGCTGATAGTGATCCTAACCGGCTATATGGTGACAACGCAGTTGGTTAAAGGGTGGTTTGTGAGGAGATATGGCTGGCAGTGA
- the treR gene encoding HTH-type transcriptional regulator TreR (regulates genes involved in trehalose metabolism; binds the intermediate trehalose-6-phosphate; binds a dimer; regulates treBC operon), translated as MQNRLTIKDIARMSGVGKSTVSRVLNNEGSVSPQTRERVEAVIRQQGFTPSKSARAMRGQSDKVVGIIVSRLDSPSENQAVRTMLPLFYQQGYDPILMESQFDPELVSEHLHVLQQRHVDGVILFGFTGLTAEMLSPWQERMVVLAREYAGFSSVCYDDDGAVRLLMDKLRHAGHRHISYIGVQPSDATTGMRRHQSYLDYSQQHGLLPTVALGELSYQSGFQLAPQVIKPDTSALVCASDTIAMGVSKYLQQQSLQHIQVCGIGNTPLLHFLFPNTLSVELGYGTAGVKAAQQLLDQLNHSQSIQQIIIPGQLA; from the coding sequence ATGCAAAACCGTTTGACCATAAAGGACATTGCCCGCATGAGTGGAGTTGGAAAATCCACGGTTTCACGGGTATTGAATAACGAAGGTAGCGTCAGTCCACAAACTCGTGAACGAGTGGAAGCTGTCATCCGTCAGCAGGGATTTACCCCGTCCAAATCAGCCCGAGCCATGCGGGGTCAGAGTGATAAAGTTGTGGGTATTATTGTCTCGCGTCTGGATTCGCCATCTGAAAATCAGGCGGTGCGCACGATGCTGCCACTGTTCTATCAGCAAGGTTATGACCCTATCCTGATGGAGAGCCAGTTTGATCCTGAATTAGTCAGTGAACATTTACATGTGTTGCAACAGCGCCATGTAGATGGCGTCATTTTGTTTGGTTTCACTGGGTTAACCGCAGAAATGCTCTCGCCATGGCAGGAACGAATGGTGGTGCTGGCGCGCGAGTATGCGGGTTTTTCTTCCGTATGCTACGACGACGACGGGGCAGTGCGCTTGTTAATGGATAAATTACGTCACGCGGGGCATCGGCATATTAGCTATATTGGCGTGCAGCCGTCGGATGCCACTACCGGTATGCGTCGTCATCAATCTTATCTTGATTACAGCCAACAACATGGCCTGCTACCGACAGTTGCACTGGGTGAACTGAGTTATCAAAGTGGCTTCCAGCTCGCACCTCAGGTGATAAAACCCGATACCTCGGCGCTGGTGTGTGCCTCTGACACTATCGCTATGGGGGTGAGTAAGTATTTACAACAGCAGAGCCTGCAACACATTCAGGTCTGCGGCATTGGTAATACACCGCTGTTGCACTTTTTGTTCCCAAATACCCTGTCAGTCGAGCTGGGTTATGGCACCGCAGGAGTGAAAGCCGCCCAACAATTACTTGATCAACTTAATCATAGTCAATCAATTCAACAAATTATCATTCCTGGTCAACTGGCCTGA
- a CDS encoding PTS trehalose transporter subunit IIBC, with protein MSKVKQQDIDQLIVLVGGRDNIATVSHCITRLRFVLNDPSKASPKEIENLSMVKGCFTNAGQFQVVIGPEVDDYYQALIAKIGLNEVDKEQTKLAARQNMTWFERGISHFAEIFFPLLPALISGGLILGFRNVIGDIPMSDGKTLAQMYPAWKTIYDFLWLLGEAIFFYLPVAICWSTVKKMGGTPVLGIVLGITLVSPQLMNSYLLGQQIPEVWNFGWFTIEKVGYQAQVIPSILAGLALGWIETNLKKIIPAYLYLVVVPVVSLLLAVFLAHTLIGPFGRMIGDGVAWGVKAVMTGSFAPIGAALFGFLYAPLVITGVHQTTLAIDMQMIQSMGGTPVWPLIALSNIAQASAVLGIIIISRKINEREISVPAAISAYLGVTEPAMYGINLKYRFPMLCAMIGSALAGLICGLTGVMANGIGVGGLPGILSIKPQFWAIYAVAMLVAIVVPLVLTILVYKRKESRGELPV; from the coding sequence ATGAGCAAAGTAAAACAACAAGATATCGATCAATTGATCGTACTGGTGGGAGGCAGAGATAATATTGCCACCGTCAGCCACTGCATTACCCGGCTACGCTTTGTGTTGAATGACCCCTCTAAAGCTTCACCTAAAGAAATTGAAAATCTGTCGATGGTTAAAGGTTGCTTTACTAATGCCGGGCAATTTCAAGTGGTTATCGGGCCTGAAGTTGACGATTACTATCAAGCGCTGATTGCTAAAATTGGCCTGAATGAAGTGGATAAAGAGCAGACCAAACTGGCTGCACGGCAGAACATGACTTGGTTTGAACGTGGTATTTCTCACTTTGCCGAGATTTTCTTCCCGTTGCTGCCAGCGCTGATCAGCGGAGGCTTGATTCTTGGCTTCCGTAATGTGATTGGCGATATTCCGATGTCTGATGGCAAAACGCTGGCACAGATGTATCCGGCATGGAAAACCATTTACGACTTTCTCTGGTTGCTGGGCGAAGCCATCTTCTTCTACCTACCGGTGGCTATCTGCTGGTCGACAGTGAAGAAAATGGGGGGCACCCCGGTATTGGGGATTGTGTTGGGTATCACCTTGGTATCACCACAACTGATGAATTCCTACCTGCTGGGGCAACAGATCCCCGAAGTTTGGAACTTTGGCTGGTTTACCATTGAGAAAGTAGGTTATCAGGCACAGGTCATTCCATCAATTTTGGCGGGTTTGGCGCTGGGTTGGATTGAAACTAATCTGAAGAAAATCATTCCAGCCTATCTTTATTTGGTGGTGGTGCCGGTAGTTTCCCTGTTGCTGGCGGTATTCCTCGCCCATACGCTTATCGGGCCATTTGGTCGCATGATTGGTGATGGTGTGGCCTGGGGAGTGAAAGCTGTTATGACAGGCAGCTTCGCGCCGATTGGTGCCGCACTGTTTGGCTTCTTGTATGCGCCGCTAGTCATTACCGGTGTGCATCAGACCACGTTAGCCATTGATATGCAGATGATTCAGAGCATGGGCGGTACACCGGTATGGCCGCTGATTGCGCTGTCTAACATCGCACAGGCATCTGCGGTATTGGGCATTATTATCATTAGCCGCAAGATCAATGAGCGCGAAATATCGGTACCTGCGGCAATTTCAGCCTATCTGGGTGTCACAGAACCGGCAATGTACGGTATCAACCTCAAATATCGCTTCCCGATGTTGTGCGCCATGATTGGTTCTGCGTTGGCGGGCCTCATTTGTGGTCTGACTGGGGTGATGGCGAACGGTATTGGTGTCGGTGGCCTGCCTGGTATTTTATCCATCAAACCACAGTTCTGGGCGATTTATGCTGTGGCAATGTTAGTGGCGATCGTGGTGCCATTGGTGCTGACTATACTGGTTTACAAACGTAAAGAGAGTCGTGGCGAATTACCGGTCTAA
- a CDS encoding PRD domain-containing protein has product MRFPYQRLAYMFDALQSETLPQDELAKRFAVSTRTVRADITALNEILEHYGAHFIHNRGFGYRLMIDDAERFRALQQQNRKMHLTPRTANERVHYLLIRFLTSAFSLKLEDLADEWFVSRGTLQNDMAEVRERLNRYHLTIETKPRYGMKLFGAELAVRTCLTDLLFQLHLQDADNPLLKNEFLNIQTIPELTGLLHELLAQYAVRLTDEGEHYLIFYCAVAIKRIADGYPLSDFDAEDVDEAVKLASGRLANELKLLSGKDISAAEEAYLRVNIAARRVQVSQPGTSRPSEINADDEETLVDYILSYINAHYNYNLQGDKQLRIDLLTHIKTMITRVKYQITIPNPLLSNIKQHYPMAYDVTLAAVSSWGKYTPYSLSENEIGYLVLHIGVGLERHYNIGYQRHPQVMLVCDTGNSTTRMIQAQIVRKYPQIVMTQTISLRDYENLDHIDEDFIISNSRLAEKNKPVVVMSPFPTEYQLEQLGKLVLVDRTRPYMLEKFFDSNHFMIIDQPMTQEQLFKKVCSQLEEEGFVDADFYPSVVEREAIVSTMLGEGIALPHSLGLLAKKTVVVTLLAPNGIAWGDGEVAHVIFLLAISKTDYEEAMAIYDLFVTFVRERSMSRLLSSQHFDSFKAIAIDCLSRI; this is encoded by the coding sequence GTGAGATTTCCCTATCAACGTCTGGCCTACATGTTCGATGCATTGCAATCGGAAACGCTGCCTCAGGATGAGCTGGCGAAACGTTTTGCGGTTTCGACACGTACCGTGCGGGCAGATATTACGGCGTTGAATGAGATCCTTGAACATTATGGTGCGCACTTTATCCATAACCGTGGCTTTGGCTACCGATTGATGATCGATGATGCTGAACGCTTTCGTGCTCTACAGCAGCAAAACCGCAAAATGCACCTAACCCCGCGAACTGCCAATGAGCGAGTGCATTACCTGTTAATCCGTTTTCTGACCTCTGCTTTTTCATTGAAGCTGGAAGATTTAGCTGATGAATGGTTCGTTAGCCGTGGCACATTGCAAAATGATATGGCTGAGGTGAGAGAAAGGCTAAACCGATACCATCTGACGATTGAAACCAAGCCACGCTACGGCATGAAATTGTTTGGTGCCGAGTTGGCTGTCCGCACGTGTTTGACCGACCTTTTGTTTCAGCTACATCTGCAAGATGCTGATAACCCATTATTAAAAAATGAGTTTCTTAACATTCAGACTATCCCCGAATTAACGGGATTGCTGCATGAGCTATTGGCGCAATATGCGGTACGGCTAACTGATGAGGGTGAGCACTACCTTATTTTCTACTGTGCTGTGGCGATAAAACGCATCGCCGACGGTTATCCGTTATCAGATTTTGATGCCGAAGATGTGGATGAGGCGGTCAAACTCGCCTCCGGCCGTTTGGCAAATGAGTTGAAACTATTATCGGGCAAAGACATTTCGGCAGCAGAAGAAGCGTATTTGCGGGTCAATATTGCCGCCCGCCGAGTGCAAGTCAGTCAGCCTGGTACCAGTCGCCCCAGTGAAATCAACGCCGATGATGAAGAGACATTGGTGGATTACATCCTCTCTTATATCAACGCCCACTATAACTACAATTTGCAGGGCGATAAGCAGTTACGAATTGATTTACTCACCCATATCAAGACCATGATTACGCGGGTGAAGTATCAGATAACTATCCCTAATCCATTGTTATCCAATATAAAACAGCACTATCCGATGGCTTATGACGTAACACTGGCGGCGGTATCCAGTTGGGGCAAATATACGCCTTATAGCTTGAGTGAGAATGAGATAGGCTATCTGGTACTGCACATTGGTGTTGGGTTGGAACGCCATTACAATATTGGTTATCAACGTCACCCACAGGTGATGTTGGTGTGTGATACCGGTAACTCCACTACCCGAATGATTCAGGCACAGATTGTTCGTAAGTATCCGCAGATCGTGATGACACAAACCATTTCCCTGCGTGATTACGAAAATCTCGACCATATCGACGAAGATTTTATTATTTCTAATTCACGTCTGGCGGAAAAGAATAAGCCGGTGGTAGTAATGTCACCGTTTCCGACTGAATATCAGTTAGAACAACTGGGTAAGTTGGTGCTAGTGGATCGCACTCGCCCTTATATGTTGGAAAAGTTTTTCGACAGTAATCATTTTATGATTATCGACCAGCCGATGACACAAGAGCAGTTATTTAAAAAAGTGTGCAGTCAGTTGGAAGAGGAAGGGTTCGTTGATGCGGACTTTTACCCATCGGTGGTGGAGCGTGAGGCGATTGTCTCCACTATGCTGGGGGAGGGGATTGCACTGCCACACTCACTCGGCCTGTTAGCCAAAAAGACCGTGGTGGTTACCCTGTTGGCTCCCAATGGCATTGCCTGGGGTGATGGTGAGGTAGCCCATGTCATTTTCCTGTTAGCTATCAGTAAAACTGACTATGAAGAAGCGATGGCGATTTACGACTTGTTCGTTACTTTTGTGCGAGAGCGTTCAATGAGCCGTTTATTGAGCAGTCAGCATTTTGATAGCTTCAAGGCGATAGCGATTGATTGTTTGAGTCGAATTTGA
- the treC gene encoding alpha,alpha-phosphotrehalase yields MNNPIPWWQNGVIYQIYPKSFQDSTGNGYGDLAGVTQRLDYLHKLGVDALWLTPVYVSPQVDNGYDVADYCAIDPAYGSLDDFKTLVAAAHQRGIRIVMDMVFNHTSTEHAWFKASAERNSPYRQFYIWRDGEGDNLPNNWRSKFGGNAWQWHAESGQYYLHLFATEQADLNWEHQPVRDELKKVCEFWADIGVDGLRLDVINLVSKQQDFPDDFAGDGRRFYTDGPRIHEFLQEMSRDVFQPRGLMTVGEMSSTRLEHCQRYAALGGDELSMTFNFHHLKVDYLNGAKWSLMPPDRVELKQIFNQWQQGMHNRAWNALFWCNHDQPRIVSRFGDEGALRVPAAKMLAMVLHGMQGTPYIYQGEEIGMTNPNFTSINQYRDVESLNMFAELSAQDRDPDELLAILAAKSRDNSRTPMQWDRSRNAGFSQGTPWIEPCSNYAEINVDSALADADSVFYAYQYLIALRKQHDVFTFGDYRDLCPQHPELWCYLRHWQGKQLLVVANLSGEPQQWQPEEIALDGNWQLLMSSYGESAFQPQEMVLRAYEGIYWVRE; encoded by the coding sequence ATGAATAATCCTATCCCTTGGTGGCAAAACGGCGTCATTTATCAGATTTACCCGAAGAGTTTTCAGGATAGCACCGGTAATGGCTATGGTGACCTGGCTGGCGTGACGCAACGGTTGGATTATCTGCACAAACTCGGCGTTGATGCCCTCTGGTTGACACCGGTTTATGTCTCGCCACAAGTGGATAACGGCTATGACGTTGCCGACTACTGTGCCATTGACCCTGCTTACGGCAGCTTAGATGATTTCAAAACTTTGGTTGCGGCTGCTCATCAGCGGGGTATTCGTATCGTAATGGATATGGTGTTCAATCATACCTCGACTGAACATGCCTGGTTTAAAGCATCAGCGGAGCGCAACAGCCCGTACCGTCAGTTCTATATTTGGCGTGATGGTGAGGGTGATAATTTACCGAATAACTGGCGCTCGAAATTTGGTGGTAATGCCTGGCAATGGCATGCTGAAAGCGGCCAATATTATCTGCACCTGTTCGCTACCGAGCAGGCGGATCTTAATTGGGAGCACCAGCCGGTACGTGATGAACTGAAGAAAGTGTGCGAGTTTTGGGCTGATATTGGTGTGGATGGTTTGCGCCTGGATGTAATTAATCTGGTATCCAAACAGCAAGACTTCCCGGATGATTTTGCGGGTGATGGCCGCCGTTTCTATACCGATGGCCCCCGTATCCACGAATTTTTACAAGAAATGAGCCGTGATGTGTTTCAACCGCGCGGCCTGATGACAGTTGGCGAGATGTCGTCCACCCGCCTTGAGCATTGCCAGCGTTATGCCGCATTGGGCGGGGATGAGCTGTCGATGACCTTTAATTTCCATCATCTAAAAGTGGATTATCTTAATGGGGCCAAATGGTCGCTAATGCCGCCGGATCGGGTGGAACTCAAACAGATATTTAACCAGTGGCAGCAGGGGATGCATAACCGTGCGTGGAACGCGTTGTTCTGGTGTAATCACGACCAGCCGCGCATTGTATCGCGCTTTGGTGACGAAGGTGCACTGCGCGTGCCAGCGGCCAAGATGCTGGCAATGGTGCTGCATGGTATGCAAGGTACGCCATATATCTACCAAGGCGAAGAGATTGGCATGACCAATCCTAATTTTACCTCGATTAATCAATACCGTGATGTCGAAAGTCTGAATATGTTTGCTGAGCTGAGTGCACAAGATCGCGATCCTGACGAGTTATTAGCGATTCTGGCAGCCAAATCTCGTGATAATAGTCGTACCCCGATGCAATGGGATCGCAGCCGTAATGCCGGTTTCAGTCAGGGAACCCCATGGATCGAACCCTGCAGTAACTATGCTGAAATTAATGTTGATAGCGCGCTGGCTGATGCTGACTCGGTGTTTTATGCCTATCAATATTTGATAGCCCTGCGTAAACAACATGATGTGTTCACTTTTGGTGACTATCGTGATCTCTGCCCGCAACATCCAGAGTTGTGGTGCTACTTGCGCCACTGGCAGGGTAAACAGTTGTTGGTGGTGGCTAACCTGAGCGGTGAACCGCAACAGTGGCAGCCAGAGGAGATTGCGCTGGACGGTAACTGGCAATTGTTGATGAGCAGCTACGGCGAAAGTGCTTTCCAGCCGCAGGAGATGGTGTTGCGGGCATATGAGGGGATTTATTGGGTGAGGGAATGA